The window GATTGATGCCGTCTCCAGACACAAACTTCCAGGGccctctttgagctaaatctttCAATCAGACTTCCATGGAGTAGGTGGCTTTTATAAAGCATACCCGGCATTTTAGTAACTATTTGTCAAACTGAACGCAAGAGATTCTAAACTCCTCTAGGCCCCCCAGAACCTGGTCTTGGACTCTTTCCAGGCTCGTCTCTCACCCTTCCATGCATACGAACGTTTTTGCTGCCCTGCGCCGGGCACACTCCTGCTGGTCTCATTACCCACAATGCCTTCCCTGGTGCCAGGACTGCCTGGCTGACTCTTACTCCCCTTCTGGAGCCTGTTCAACGACCCATTTCTGTGGGAAACCTTCCCTGCGCCCTGCAGGCCACGCTTGGGACTGGGAGGCGTTGGAGGGGAATGCTCTGCTGCTCCGATGGCTCTCTCTCTGGGCTCTTGTCCCCTCTAGGGCAGGGCCTGGGTCTGCTGGTGGGGCAGAGGAACACAGGGCCAGAGGACAAGGGGGAGGGGTCAGGGCAGGACTTACTTTTGACCATGCCCTTGATGGCATCCAGCACAAAGGTGATAGAAATGAAGAGCGCAATGATCTCCTCTGTGGACCTAGGAGCAAGAACACCCCTGCTGAGCCCCGGCTGCTCTCATCGTCCCCCCGTGTCTCTGCCGGGGGTCCTTGCAGGACTGACAGCTGACACTGGCAGGGAGCTGGGCTGGGCAGGGGCTCCTTGGTTGCTCCCATGCCCCTGAGGGCCGGGCTCTGGCCACTGTCACCTGCATCTGACAGACAAGGAGCCTGGGGCCCGCAGAGGCTGAGGGCTGTGGCTGTGCTCACCCAGCTAGAACGCCCGAGAAAGGGCCAAGGCCCAGCCCTCCGGCCTTCTCCCCCCGCACGGAGGAGGGCGCTGTCGGCGCCAGGGTGCAGGGATGGGTCTGGGGGAGCCGGCTCGTTTGGCACCGAAGGTGGGCCGAGATTGGAGGGGGTCCCAGACACAGGTCATCACAACACCGCAGGGTCAGAACCACCGAGACCCGTTAGAAGTGGGAGCGCCAGACACAGTATTAACCCCAGAGGCGCCCTTGAGCCCCCAGCCCAGAGGCCGGACTGCCGCTGCTGGCGGTGGGAGCGCTCACAGCTGGGTGGGCCCGGCCAGAGGGGCAAGGCCAGGGGACGGGGACAACACTACCTCTTGAAAACCTTCATGAGAAGACTCAAGTTGAAGATGGCATAGACCGCCAGGAAGAAGCTGTTCCACAGCCCGGTCCAGGCGTAGAAGGCATGAAAATCCAGGTTGTAGTCATCACAGATGCCACGGATGACTGAGAAGGGAATGACCAAAAGGGCTGATggcaaagggagaggaagggcCCCTGCCCAGTGTGAGCCCTCGGCCTAGAAGAGCTTCCCCGCCCAGCCcagggtgggggaagagaagggggggTCTCCTACACAGGAGGCCCTGGGAGAAGGGCGGGGGACTAGGTCCTGGGGCCGGGGACCTCCTTTGGACCTGGAAAGGCACGAGCCTGAAGGGGCGTGGGGAGGTCACTGACCGTGGATGTAGAGGGCCAGCGGTGCCGTGGTCAGCAGCACCACCAAGGGCTGTCCTGAAAACAGCGCGTACAAGAGGCCGCCAATGCTCTGGCCGGCGATCGTTTTCTTCACATCTGGAAGGACAGGGGCCAGTGGGACATCAGACTGAAGGAGGCTCTGACCAGAGGGAGCAGGGCCCAGGCCAGCTCGCTGCTCCCTTCGGCCTTGAGGGAGGGGCTATTTCCAAGCCCCTGGGCTGGGACCATCTAAGCAAAAATTGGATATTCTCTGGATGTCCAAGAGCCAGAGCCCGGACACCGCCCAGGAAGAGGCCTCTGCTCACCAATGACTCCCTTCGTGTTCTCATCGTTGAGGGAACCGAAGGCGATGGTCGGCAGGAGGCAGGCAAAGTAGAGAAAGATTGTGGTCGTGAGGTACTTCCCCAAAGACTTGTTGCTTCCAATCACacctggggggtgggggtgggggtggagacaAGGTCAAAGGTCAAACCTAGCCCACCCGGGAGGAAGTGGGGCCACAGGACTTTGGTGCAGAGATATGGTGTCCAAGGTAAGAGCCCTAACAGAGACTGAGGCTGGCAATGACGCGTGGGACATCTATACGGGATTCGGACTATCAGCTACTCCTTGCAGCTGCCCTGGGAGGGAGCTGGTGCCCATTTTATGGGTGAACAAAGACCGTCCCTCACTTTGCCGCCACATCACTGAGCTCAGAGGCAGGCTTTGGGAGAGAACCTTTTCAGAGAATCCAGGACCCCTCCGGGCAGTGGGAAGGGGGCCGGGTCAGCTCCTCCCTCAGGACGGCCTGACTCTCCACTCACCATCAGTGAAGTCCAGAGCGTACACAGGAAACCTTCGGGCCACGTCGTCCATGATCCCCTTGCCCAGCTGCAGGAAGTCGTGACACTGGCGGGGGAGGAAGGGCAGGTGGGTGGGTCCACGGGGAGCCCGGGGCCGGGCGCCCCCGCCAAGGCCGGGCCCACCGCCTACTCACCTGCAGGTCCTTGGTTCCGTGTGTCCGGGGCCTCACCGGGGTGTAGATCTCGCGCTGGGAGAGCACCGAGGACTGCGGCTTGATAACCGTCAGGAGGTGTCTCTGCTGCACCAGGGCGTCCTTGAACTCCTCTGTGGTGCGCGTCTCCAAGAGCCGCAGGCGGAAGGTGATATCTGAGAACATGGTGGCGAAGGTCCGCGCCACCTCCGTGGCCGTCTTGGTGCTTTTCTGGGGGGCCAGGACGGGTCAGAGGGGGCCGGGCCCCGCCCCCCCAGAGCCCCGCCCCCCCGCAGAGCCACCACCAGGGGGTGGTGGACACTCACCGTCTTGGGGGGCGCCATGACCAAGATCACGAAACGCACCTCGCACGAGTTCTCGCCCCAGTTCTGGGGCCGCTCCAGGCGGCTGATGCACACATGGCGCCGCTGCAGCGACTTGATGTTGCAGCTGCAGGGAGAAACAGCAGTCAGCCCCGGGGGCGGCCCGAGCGCCGGCCCGAggatgggggcgggggggagggttCCGCCCCGGGTCGGCGCTACTCACATGATACAGAGCCAGGACTGCTGGTACTGAACCCCCGTGAAGGTGGCCGTGACGCCTTGGATGATGTCGGAGAGGAGGTGCACTGGGGAGAGCAAAGGGGCGTGAGGGGGGACGGACCCCGCCGCGGCCCCACGCCCTCTGGCCCCCCGTCCAGGGTCAGTCACCACCCCCACCCGTGGGAGGGAGGGGGCCCCCCGGCAGTCACCAGTTCCCTCTCGAGGCGTCCCCGAGTCCGTGAAGAGCGTGGCCATGATCCGGTCGAAGTTGAAGCCGGGCTCGGCGTTGTTTGGGTCCTGGGAAAAGCGCCGCAGCATCTCGCAGAGCACGTCGTCCAGTGTTGTGGCCGTCTCGTTCAGGATGATGCTGGCCCGGGCCAGGAAGCTGTCCAGGTCGCGGTGGGCTCGGATCTCCTCCTCAAAGTTCTTTAACTTCAGGTACTGGAGACCCGTCAAACCCAGCGAATGAGGGGGAAGAGCGGTGGCCCATGTAGGTGAGGCCCGGCGGAGAGGCAGGCCCACCAGCGGGCATGTGCGCCCGAGCCCCTCCCCGCCCCCTGCTCCGCACCCCAGATCCCCGCTTCTGCTCCGTGTCCTGACCCCCCCCAAAACAGACGGGGGCCAGGGAAGCTAAGCGGGGCGGGCTCTCTGTAACACCCCCATCCCTGCCACCCTCACCTGCCCCGCCAGCCCCAAACCGCTCACCTTCCTGGAAGTGTGCAGGAGCACGCAGCCCGAACTGGCGTCCTCTGTGGGGGAGAAGAGGCAGGGTTGCCAGGGCCCCCAGCACGGGGCCGCGGACCCTGCTCACCCTCCGggtccccccaccccccttccgGGCCCCTCTGCCCGCACCGCTCAGGTTGGCCTGCATGTCCAGGTTGAAGTTGACGAAGAACCGGATGCTGTCTCCTGACACGATGGAAGAGTTGACGGTGTCGAAGAGCTCTTCTTCTGTTCCCTCGACGCCATCCTCTGTGTCACACTTGAGGTAGCCTGGGCAGACGGGGGAGGTCACAGACAGACCCCCGGCACAGACGGGGGCACAGGGCAGGGACACAGCGGCTAAGGCAGGCTCAGACACAAGCGCGCGGCCAAAGCTTTGCAAGGACCCACGCAAGTCCCCCAGTGCGCCAGGATCCCAACTCCTGACAGAGAGGAACTGGAAATGTAGAGGCAGTGGCAGGGGGGAGACGGAAGGAGCAGCCAGCCGGGGTGGGCAGAGGCAGCATGGGACGGAGCAGCAGCAAGGACAGTGGACCGGAGGTGGGGAGACGGGTGTTTTCATTTCAGCTCAGCCGTGAAACGAGTCTTTGGGGGCtcaagggagggaggggaaggtaCAGGAAGGCACCGgtcagcttcctcctctgtgaaGCCAGAGGCTTGAACCAGATGGAACTAGCACGCTTCCAATCGTCAGGCCCTGACTTAGGCCGCCCTTGGAGGGGTCAGTGGGTAGAGAGGAACAAGAGGGCCCAAGCATAAGATGGCCCGTCCTGGAGGGCTCCCAGCCTGTCGTTGCTAATACGGACCCCTTCCACCCGGGGCAAGGCTTGGGGAAAGGGCTGTGGGGAATCCCACCATCCTCCCCCCATACAGCACTTCtagagaaagagggacagaacTGTTACTTCCCCTCCGTCCTCACCTCCTAAATGCGTTCTCCTCCTCCTTGAGCcgtcccttcttttttcctctgtgaCAGAGGAGGAGGGCATGGGCAAAAGCGACGGTAAGTGAACCCGGGGCCATGCCTCCGAGGAAGAGCCTGGTGGGCTCTGGTTGTTCCCTGAGGGACATGgattaatcttcctaatgcaCAGTTCTCATCACATCACTCCTATCCAGTGACTCCCTCCTCTGCCTGACCAATTTCCTGAGCTGGATTTGGGGCCCACCCTCAGCCCCAAGCTCATCTCCTGTTGCTACCCTACGGCCCTCCGCTCCGACCAGGTGGCCGACTCCAGGTTGCACGTGCCAGGTTGCTGCCAGTTCCCAAACCTTTGCCTCTATTGCCCTTCCTTGGTACCACACCCTCATCACTTTTCTGTGCCCACTGTACCCATTCTTCAGGGCCAGCTCCAGGTCCCCCTTGTCCAGGAACCATTCCAGAACTTAGTGACCTCCTCGGTCTTTGACTGGGGGTCTCTGATGCCCCAGAGCCTCCCTGAATCCCACTTGGAATCCCCCACCAAGTGAATATTGACTTCGTGCATTCTAGCACTTGACTGCACCATAACTGTCCATAACTCTCTCCCTCCTGTTCCAAGTTCTGGCCCTGTCCTAATTGTGGGCCCATCTCctgtctcctcctctcccttctttcttccctctttcttcctctctctctctcactttctttctccctctcccctcttctctctgtctctctagctctctgcttctgtttctgtctctgtctctcactgcaGGAGAGTTTGGGGTGATATGGAATTATCCTGAACTGATAGAGAATCCGCCACAAACCCATTTCTCCCTCTCGTATTGGCCCTCCCCCATTCACTCACTGGTGGTGGGGGAGGGGTTTGTCACACTGACTCATTTCCCCACTCATCCAACTATATTTCCTCTCTACATACGGCCAGCAGCACCCCATTCCCCTCCCAAGGCTCGAGTCCATCCGGGGGATCAGCACCTGGGGCCTATCTTTGGCATTTGAGGGGTCCATGAAACTCCCTCCTCACTAGGGCACTTGCCTCAGTGCCCTTTAGGGTCTCTGACTAATTATTCATTGTCCCCAATCACATAAACCCAAACTCCACACCAGAAAGCTCCCTGCATCCACTCTCACAAAGGAGATTTCTCCTGCTGCCTGAGCCCAAGTCATGGCCCTGCTTTCTCCAGGCCTCCATCCTtaacttctctcttcttccccctcccttccctccattatCCCTTGTTTTGCCTCCCTCTAACCCACTCCTTCCCCACACCATCCTGCCCTTGTCTCTGCCTTCTCCAGGGGCCTCTGCTTGGGCCCCGCCATCTCCTCGGAAGTCCTCACCTCAGCACGTCCCTTGAGCCCAAGGCCCAGAGAAGAGGCAGGCTGGTTCCTTGCTTTCAGCCTTATTCTCGGACTCCGTGCTTTCCTGTGCTTAAGCTGCCTTCTAAGCTTCCCTACCCCTGGCTTCTGGCCTCCAGGACACGCTCACAGTCCCAGAACTGGAATCTCAGAAGCAATCTCATCCCATCCAACCTTCTCCCCTAAGCTCACCATGGCCTCAGTGGCCCGGACACCCCAACTCCCGGTCTCATCCCCATCCCCACTAAGCCCGAGGACTCCAGCCACCCATCAGCATGAAGTCTCGGAGCTCTTCTTGGCTTCTCCACTCCCTGCCAGCCCTACGTCGGCGTGATCTTATCCTAGACGACACTAGGACACAGCCCTGCTTAATGACTAACGGAAAGCCTCCCGGATGACAGAATGACTCACTGCCTGCCTGACTGTCCGATGTATTGCCCGGTAAATGGACTGGCTGACTGATGGATCTCCTGACTGACGGACTGGCTGATGGACTCTCTGGCTGAGCAGTCAAGTCATTGCTGGAGATCCTCATTGATGAACTGCGCGACAGATGACCTGGTTCACTGACGGACCTTCTGACTGACAGATTACCAGATGACAGGGCAATTCACAGAACGGATCGGTTGGCTGGTAGACTCCCTGCCTGCCGGATTGCCTGACACGTACACCACCTGACTGACAAACTGTCTGTCTCCCCCTCCAAGGGCATGAAGTTCCCTTGAAAAGTATCGTGAATTGTTGGGTCCTGCTCCATGTCCCATGAGAGGAGGGAACTAGAGACactggaggagggaaaggaagtcTGTGTAACTGTGGCTACCCCGAGCTTTCTGTTCTTGGTCAGATAAGTCATGGGGATCCAAGGCTGGAAGAAGGACAAGATCTAAGGGCCAAGTGGGTGAGGGCAGACGAGATTTCCCCGAAGGCGCCGGGCCCAGCTCTAGTGGGCAACCAGTAGAACAGGGTATAGAGCGccgggcctggggtcaggaacaccaatccagcctcagatacttcctagctgtgggaccctggccaagtcatttaaccccagttttTTCAACAgcaaaacacttagcacagtgtgtggcacataataggtgcccTTCTCGAGTACTTAGGGAGAAGAGCCACATATCCAAGGAGAGTGGATAGTTCCAGCCCTGATAAATGGATAGTTTGGGGGAAAGGAGCTAGAGGAAAGTGGAACCCTAAAATTCTGATAAAAGGCCTGTCTCCTCAGGGCAATAGTGAGACTCATTTCTGATAACAGTCAGTCAGGGCCCCCTGTGGAGCAAAAGCTACAGATCCCATCTCTCCAGCTACTTTCTATATAGGATAGCAAACTACTGGGAACGGCAACTCCATCCTCCCCCTGCCCCGCACAGGCCAGGCCAGGGCCCAGCAAAACCTGGGGTCTCACAGAAGGAAAGGTTGAGCTTCTTCCCCAGGGACCTCCCAACAGCAGAGGGACAGCAAggcaggcagagagagacaggcaagatggatagaggaaaggaaggagagacgGAGAAGGGTCAGAGGCGGGGAGAGCACAGAGAGGCCGACACAGACAGGCGAGCAGAGACCCAGCCCCTCGGGAGAGTGAGGGCACAGATAAACTGGCAGAGCTGGTGCCCAGACAGACGGAGCAGGCGGACAGATAAAATGTTCCTTGGCTTTATGGTCTTACCAGTTTCTTCAAAGAAGTATCCATTCTGCGCCATAGCTACAGGTGGAGTCtctacaaagaaaagagaaaggggatcAACAGGAAACCTGAGGTGCCATCTTATCCTAACTGATCCCGGGGGGGATGCCAGGCAAGGCTTCCAGGAAGCTGTGTTCTTGTCTCCCACCCTCAGAGACCTTACGGACACCTCAGCCAGGTAGAGCCCCCCACCCTATCTTTGTGTGAGAGTGGGATTAATGGACGTTTCCTGCTTCTCCCAAAGAGAATGTAGTGAGTACCCTTCCCTAGGTAAGAGGCGCCCCAGCCCTCTTCTCTCAGGGTCAAACCAAGGACCCCTACTGCAGCCCCAGGCAGTGTAACCGTGACAAGACCGGGGACTGATCCCAAGTCCTCTAGAACTCGAGACCTTCAGGTCAGAGTAGTAGGACCAAAAGCTGTCCCCAGGATGCAGGGGCAAAGAGGAAGGCCTTTCTTGGTCAGTTTCTTCCTCCAGATGGGGGCCTGTCTTTTGCTCAGCTTTTGGATAAGTTTTCTCCCTCCATCaacccctcctttcttccttctccctcccttctccccgcCCCCCAGCTCCACCCCTTTCAGACTGGGCTCCCTCTCTGAGGggcagagatggagaaggaaaatttCTGCTTCTTGCCTTTGTCCCAGGATCGGGATGGAGGTGGGGATGGGCAAACAGATTAAATTCTCTCTGGGAGTGGAGGATGGGAGGTCACATTCTCTGCATGTCTCTCTCCCAGAGTTAATAACAATTCTCAGAACAGGAAGGGGGGTGAGCTCCTGAATAAGTGAAGGCCACGGAGGGAGGGTGCTGCAGCCCCCATCTCTACCCGTCCTACTAGCAGCATTCAGTGCCCCTTATTGCACTTATTGCATGGGGCGGGGCAGGGGGTGCCGTCTGCAACATCAGGGAGCAATAATGAATGGCTTGCACCTATGCTTGAGccgaggagagacagagatacatacacacacacacacacacacacacacacacacacactccaaaaaaaatcagtcttttcCATTTACTGAGCAAGGCACACACAGGGCTTGTGTCCTTGTGTAGTCTCCAAAGGTTTCAACATATCTCTGAAGTCTGGAAGAATTGTTTGTACCTATTTGTGTTTCTGGGATTTTCATCTTCCCATTTGTCTCCATCActtaggggaagggaagaggggggtTAACTTGGCAACTTAGTGAGTAATAAAAATATGATGTCAAAGACATTCCCACTTGGAAGAATCCAAGACTCGTTACAGTGAGCCTGGTGCCTGGGAAGCCTGAGAAAAATCCAAGCAACCAcgatgaagagaaaaggaaaaagcataaCACCTATAGGATCCGTTGTTTCCCATCAAGAAGGATGTAAGGAAAAGGAGGTTAGGCTGTCCTCTGGGGAATTGAGAGTGGTACAAGGGCTCAATACACTCAACCCATAAGAGTGTGAAAATGAGACTTGCCATAGgacaaggaaaagggaaagggaatgtgAGTAGTGAGGGATGGCAGGACACACTGCACATCACAGAGgctggaagaggaaaagaaagggctGAGTCTTGCAGACAAAATGTAGAGTACTTGAATTTTCTCAGTATCAGTGAACATGGGCGTTTTAAGAATTGGACATTAGACAGGTGACAGGGCAGGGTAGTCCGACCCTGAGCAACCTGGGCAGACAAGGAGAGAAGGCACAACAGGAGGCAGAACTAGTGTCCTTCCCTAATCAATCACCATTGGAGCAAAAAACATAGAGGtaaaagaggaaactaaggcaaccaAGTTTTAGTTCAGAATTAATTCCCAGCATTAATCCCTGACACAATTCACAGACATTCTTCTTCACCAGATCTGTGTCTCAAAGCTAGTGTTAGTTTGCCAAACTCTCACAGAATTAACTGCTCCCTTCAGTCCCCCAAACTTTGCATCAGCCCTTGCCAGTTCTAGTCCCAATCTCGGTTCCATGTTCTTGTCCTAGGCCCTAACCCTGTCTTCAGGTCATATGAATATGGTCATAGAATGTAGAGTAGGAAAAGACCTAAGGCATGATCTAATtctacccattttatagataaggaaactgagtccccgAGAGGTCACACAAATTGTTCAGTCTCACAGTAAGTCAGAGAGAATGGATTGAAATCCagctcccttcttccttcctctatgCCACACTGTATTCTTTACCCCAATTCCCTAGATCTCTGGTCCTGTTTACACACCACACCTGCTCCCTTCATCAATTCTCCAGATCTATTCCATATGCTTATACATCTGCTCCTTTCACTATTCATCTTCCAGACCTTTGCTCCTAAGTAACTGTC of the Sarcophilus harrisii chromosome 6, mSarHar1.11, whole genome shotgun sequence genome contains:
- the SLC4A11 gene encoding sodium bicarbonate transporter-like protein 11 isoform X4 — protein: MAQNGYFFEETGYLKCDTEDGVEGTEEELFDTVNSSIVSGDSIRFFVNFNLDMQANLSEDASSGCVLLHTSRKYLKLKNFEEEIRAHRDLDSFLARASIILNETATTLDDVLCEMLRRFSQDPNNAEPGFNFDRIMATLFTDSGTPREGTVHLLSDIIQGVTATFTGVQYQQSWLCIICNIKSLQRRHVCISRLERPQNWGENSCEVRFVILVMAPPKTKSTKTATEVARTFATMFSDITFRLRLLETRTTEEFKDALVQQRHLLTVIKPQSSVLSQREIYTPVRPRTHGTKDLQCHDFLQLGKGIMDDVARRFPVYALDFTDGVIGSNKSLGKYLTTTIFLYFACLLPTIAFGSLNDENTKGVIDVKKTIAGQSIGGLLYALFSGQPLVVLLTTAPLALYIHVIRGICDDYNLDFHAFYAWTGLWNSFFLAVYAIFNLSLLMKVFKRSTEEIIALFISITFVLDAIKGMVKIFQKYYFGVHVSEYGEAHLSQSELGLNSSMLMNSSHPADSDGEPPGRETALLSLMLMLGTVWLGHTLYQFKKSPYLHGRVREALSDCALPISVLTFSIVGSFVFHGIKMSKFSYNPSESLFELAKVQSLSLGAVGSAMGLGFLLSMLFFIEQNLVAALANAPENRLVKGTAYHWDLLLIALINMGLSLFGLPWLHAAYPHSPLHVRALAFVEERVEFGHICETIVSVKETRLTTLGASILVGLSLLLLPFPLQSIPKAVLYGLFLYIALTSLDNSQLCERIALLLKEQTAYPPTHYIRRVPQRKIHYFTGLQVLQLLLLCAFGMSSLPYMKMIFPLIMIAMIPIRYILLPRIIEAKYLDAMDAEH
- the SLC4A11 gene encoding sodium bicarbonate transporter-like protein 11 isoform X1 gives rise to the protein MAQNGYFFEETVRRSVSEPGHLSRSSSMRISSNDLTAQPESPSASPSVRRSISQPVHLPGNTSDSQAGRNNQSPPGSSSEAWPRVHLPSLLPMPSSSVTEEKRRDGSRRRRTHLGGYLKCDTEDGVEGTEEELFDTVNSSIVSGDSIRFFVNFNLDMQANLSEDASSGCVLLHTSRKYLKLKNFEEEIRAHRDLDSFLARASIILNETATTLDDVLCEMLRRFSQDPNNAEPGFNFDRIMATLFTDSGTPREGTVHLLSDIIQGVTATFTGVQYQQSWLCIICNIKSLQRRHVCISRLERPQNWGENSCEVRFVILVMAPPKTKSTKTATEVARTFATMFSDITFRLRLLETRTTEEFKDALVQQRHLLTVIKPQSSVLSQREIYTPVRPRTHGTKDLQCHDFLQLGKGIMDDVARRFPVYALDFTDGVIGSNKSLGKYLTTTIFLYFACLLPTIAFGSLNDENTKGVIDVKKTIAGQSIGGLLYALFSGQPLVVLLTTAPLALYIHVIRGICDDYNLDFHAFYAWTGLWNSFFLAVYAIFNLSLLMKVFKRSTEEIIALFISITFVLDAIKGMVKIFQKYYFGVHVSEYGEAHLSQSELGLNSSMLMNSSHPADSDGEPPGRETALLSLMLMLGTVWLGHTLYQFKKSPYLHGRVREALSDCALPISVLTFSIVGSFVFHGIKMSKFSYNPSESLFELAKVQSLSLGAVGSAMGLGFLLSMLFFIEQNLVAALANAPENRLVKGTAYHWDLLLIALINMGLSLFGLPWLHAAYPHSPLHVRALAFVEERVEFGHICETIVSVKETRLTTLGASILVGLSLLLLPFPLQSIPKAVLYGLFLYIALTSLDNSQLCERIALLLKEQTAYPPTHYIRRVPQRKIHYFTGLQVLQLLLLCAFGMSSLPYMKMIFPLIMIAMIPIRYILLPRIIEAKYLDAMDAEH
- the SLC4A11 gene encoding sodium bicarbonate transporter-like protein 11 isoform X3 → MAQNGYFFEETGNNQSPPGSSSEAWPRVHLPSLLPMPSSSVTEEKRRDGSRRRRTHLGGYLKCDTEDGVEGTEEELFDTVNSSIVSGDSIRFFVNFNLDMQANLSEDASSGCVLLHTSRKYLKLKNFEEEIRAHRDLDSFLARASIILNETATTLDDVLCEMLRRFSQDPNNAEPGFNFDRIMATLFTDSGTPREGTVHLLSDIIQGVTATFTGVQYQQSWLCIICNIKSLQRRHVCISRLERPQNWGENSCEVRFVILVMAPPKTKSTKTATEVARTFATMFSDITFRLRLLETRTTEEFKDALVQQRHLLTVIKPQSSVLSQREIYTPVRPRTHGTKDLQCHDFLQLGKGIMDDVARRFPVYALDFTDGVIGSNKSLGKYLTTTIFLYFACLLPTIAFGSLNDENTKGVIDVKKTIAGQSIGGLLYALFSGQPLVVLLTTAPLALYIHVIRGICDDYNLDFHAFYAWTGLWNSFFLAVYAIFNLSLLMKVFKRSTEEIIALFISITFVLDAIKGMVKIFQKYYFGVHVSEYGEAHLSQSELGLNSSMLMNSSHPADSDGEPPGRETALLSLMLMLGTVWLGHTLYQFKKSPYLHGRVREALSDCALPISVLTFSIVGSFVFHGIKMSKFSYNPSESLFELAKVQSLSLGAVGSAMGLGFLLSMLFFIEQNLVAALANAPENRLVKGTAYHWDLLLIALINMGLSLFGLPWLHAAYPHSPLHVRALAFVEERVEFGHICETIVSVKETRLTTLGASILVGLSLLLLPFPLQSIPKAVLYGLFLYIALTSLDNSQLCERIALLLKEQTAYPPTHYIRRVPQRKIHYFTGLQVLQLLLLCAFGMSSLPYMKMIFPLIMIAMIPIRYILLPRIIEAKYLDAMDAEH
- the SLC4A11 gene encoding sodium bicarbonate transporter-like protein 11 isoform X2; translation: MRISSNDLTAQPESPSASPSVRRSISQPVHLPGNTSDSQAGRNNQSPPGSSSEAWPRVHLPSLLPMPSSSVTEEKRRDGSRRRRTHLGGYLKCDTEDGVEGTEEELFDTVNSSIVSGDSIRFFVNFNLDMQANLSEDASSGCVLLHTSRKYLKLKNFEEEIRAHRDLDSFLARASIILNETATTLDDVLCEMLRRFSQDPNNAEPGFNFDRIMATLFTDSGTPREGTVHLLSDIIQGVTATFTGVQYQQSWLCIICNIKSLQRRHVCISRLERPQNWGENSCEVRFVILVMAPPKTKSTKTATEVARTFATMFSDITFRLRLLETRTTEEFKDALVQQRHLLTVIKPQSSVLSQREIYTPVRPRTHGTKDLQCHDFLQLGKGIMDDVARRFPVYALDFTDGVIGSNKSLGKYLTTTIFLYFACLLPTIAFGSLNDENTKGVIDVKKTIAGQSIGGLLYALFSGQPLVVLLTTAPLALYIHVIRGICDDYNLDFHAFYAWTGLWNSFFLAVYAIFNLSLLMKVFKRSTEEIIALFISITFVLDAIKGMVKIFQKYYFGVHVSEYGEAHLSQSELGLNSSMLMNSSHPADSDGEPPGRETALLSLMLMLGTVWLGHTLYQFKKSPYLHGRVREALSDCALPISVLTFSIVGSFVFHGIKMSKFSYNPSESLFELAKVQSLSLGAVGSAMGLGFLLSMLFFIEQNLVAALANAPENRLVKGTAYHWDLLLIALINMGLSLFGLPWLHAAYPHSPLHVRALAFVEERVEFGHICETIVSVKETRLTTLGASILVGLSLLLLPFPLQSIPKAVLYGLFLYIALTSLDNSQLCERIALLLKEQTAYPPTHYIRRVPQRKIHYFTGLQVLQLLLLCAFGMSSLPYMKMIFPLIMIAMIPIRYILLPRIIEAKYLDAMDAEH